One genomic window of Camelina sativa cultivar DH55 chromosome 5, Cs, whole genome shotgun sequence includes the following:
- the LOC104784899 gene encoding uncharacterized protein LOC104784899: MAARKPSVRHPSHNHPLRGHKAQVEEEIICYGCDLDLVGAAFKCTKSECDYFLHKSCFELPRETRHKAHPNHPLTLLFAPPYESTYTCDACGEYGSGFTYNCSTCQYDVHVGCVSMPESVEREGHTHPLTLLYRSPYQNGLIFNCDVCQETVPDNLWSYYCKECDYGAHLHSCAVEEEEEEEEEEEPKRGSARGNTNNGGNKGSGRGSAASELAEMLEAQREMERMQIELHMEMQRAKIAKKARKACLKLI; the protein is encoded by the coding sequence ATGGCTGCAAGAAAACCGTCGGTGAGGCATCCAAGCCACAACCATCCATTGCGTGGTCACAAGGCCCAAGTTGAAGAAGAGATCATCTGCTATGGCTGCGACTTAGACCTAGTAGGTGCAGCTTTCAAATGCACAAAGTCAGAATGCGATTACTTCTTGCACAAGTCATGTTTCGAGCTTCCACGAGAGACTCGTCACAAGGCTCACCCGAATCACCCTTTGACCCTGCTTTTTGCCCCACCGTACGAGTCAACTTATACTTGTGATGCATGCGGTGAGTATGGATCCGGATTCACTTACAACTGCTCTACCTGCCAGTACGATGTTCATGTCGGGTGTGTGTCGATGCCTGAATCCGTGGAGCGTGAAGGACACACGCATCCACTCACATTGCTCTACCGTTCTCCTTACCAGAACGGTTTGATCTTTAATTGTGATGTCTGTCAAGAAACTGTACCGGATAACCTCTGGTCTTATTACTGCAAGGAGTGTGACTATGGCGCGCATTTACATTCTTGCGCggtagaggaggaggaagaagaagaagaagaagaagagccaaaAAGAGGAAGCGCAAGAGGAAACACAAACAATGGTGGAAATAAAGGATCAGGAAGAGGGTCAGCGGCTTCGGAGTTAGCAGAaatgttggaagctcaaagggAGATGGAAAGGATGCAGATAGAGTTACATATGGAGATGCAAAGAGCTAAGATAGCGAAGAAAGCGAGAAAGGCTTGTCTCAAATTGATCTAa